A single region of the Rhipicephalus microplus isolate Deutch F79 chromosome 10, USDA_Rmic, whole genome shotgun sequence genome encodes:
- the LOC119178140 gene encoding uncharacterized protein LOC119178140: MNLSDDATFFLLRLVEQFPALWDMTLAEYADTTVKESIWERIAKEMNEEWPAYGPYDAKALRRFFDNKRRTYRLEKKKVESTKSGMPSSDVYKGRWRFYNSLRFLDASKVTCWRSVSTDACQAAAETMKVRPDIDDPSQTSDDAAAATDDQNITVDDPIAGKALSAMSRQGTQKKRRRSPHRLDEILAQRQTVLEKIAASVGQPASTTQQEDDIDYFGKVVAAHMREVPKDKLIPCQKAILSALEIYINKSE; the protein is encoded by the exons ATGAACTTGAGCGACGACGCAACTTTTTTTCTGCTGCGCCTTGTTGAGCAGTTCCCCGCATTGTGGGATATGACACTCGCCGAGTACGCGGACACAACAGTGAAGGAGAGTATATGGGAACGCATAGCGAAGGAAATGAACGAGGAGTGGCCTGCGTACGGGCCGTACGATGCCA aagccCTTCGGCGCTTCTTTGACAATAAGAGACGCACATACCGGttggagaagaagaaagtagaaTCCACAAAGAGTGGAATGCCAAGCTCGGACGTTTATAAAGGTCGCTGGCGCTTTTATAATTCACTCAGGTTTTTGGATGCTTCAAAAGTGACCTGTTGGCGTTCTGTGAGCACTGATGCATGCCAAGCTGCGGCGGAGACCATGAAG GTACGACCAGACATTGATGATCCTTCACAAACCTCAGACGATGCAGCTGCAGCGACTGACGACCAAAACATTACCGTGGACGACCCAATTGCGGGCAAGGCACTCTCTGCAATGTCCCGCCAAGGAACACAGAAGAAAAGGCGCCGATCTCCCCATCGTTTAGATGAAATATTGGCCCAACGGCAAACTGTGTTGGAAAAAATAGCTGCAAGCGTAGGCCAACCAGCGAGTACCACACAGCAGGAAGATGATATCGACTATTTTGGTAAAGTTGTTGCTGCACACATGCGCGAGGTTCCGAAGGATAAGCTGATCCCATGCCAGAAGGCTATCTTAAGCGCACTTGAAATCTACATCAACAAAAGCGAGTAA